A single Calidifontibacter indicus DNA region contains:
- the rpsK gene encoding 30S ribosomal protein S11: MPPKSRMAAGAKKVRRKEKKNVAAGHAYIRSTFNNTIVSITDPTGAVISWASAGQVGFKGSRKSTPYAAQMAAEAAARRAIDHGMRKVDVFVKGPGSGRETAIRSLAAAGLEVGAISDVTPQPHNGVRQPKRRG, from the coding sequence ATGCCTCCCAAGAGCCGTATGGCTGCGGGCGCCAAGAAGGTGCGCCGCAAGGAGAAGAAGAACGTTGCCGCTGGTCACGCATACATCCGCAGCACGTTCAACAACACCATCGTTTCGATCACCGACCCGACCGGTGCGGTGATCTCGTGGGCCTCGGCCGGCCAGGTCGGTTTCAAGGGCTCGCGTAAGTCCACCCCGTACGCCGCTCAGATGGCTGCCGAGGCTGCTGCCCGCCGCGCCATCGACCACGGCATGCGCAAGGTCGACGTCTTCGTGAAGGGCCCGGGTTCGGGCCGCGAGACCGCTATCCGCTCGTTGGCCGCTGCCGGCCTCGAGGTGGGCGCGATCTCCGACGTCACCCCGCAGCCGCACAACGGTGTCCGCCAGCCCAAGCGTCGCGGCTGA
- the rpsM gene encoding 30S ribosomal protein S13: protein MARLIGVDLPRDKRVEVGLTYIYGVGKTRAAEALAATGVNPDTRVRDLSEEELVQLRDHFEQYRLEGDLRREVAADIRRKVEIGSYQGLRHRRGLPVHGQRTKTNARTRKGPKKTVAGKKKAK from the coding sequence ATGGCACGACTCATCGGTGTCGACCTGCCGCGCGACAAGCGCGTCGAGGTCGGTCTCACCTACATCTACGGCGTGGGCAAGACCCGCGCCGCCGAGGCACTCGCCGCCACGGGCGTGAACCCGGACACCCGCGTTCGCGACCTCAGCGAGGAGGAGCTGGTTCAGCTCCGCGACCACTTCGAGCAGTACCGCCTCGAGGGCGACCTGCGTCGTGAGGTGGCCGCCGACATCCGCCGCAAGGTGGAGATCGGTTCCTACCAGGGCCTGCGTCACCGCCGCGGCCTGCCGGTGCACGGCCAGCGCACCAAGACCAACGCTCGCACCCGCAAGGGTCCGAAGAAGACGGTCGCCGGCAAGAAGAAGGCCAAGTAA
- the rpmJ gene encoding 50S ribosomal protein L36, with amino-acid sequence MKVQPSVKKICDKCKVIRRNGRVMVICENARHKQRQG; translated from the coding sequence ATGAAGGTCCAGCCGAGCGTCAAGAAGATCTGCGACAAGTGCAAGGTGATCCGCCGCAACGGTCGGGTCATGGTCATCTGCGAGAACGCGCGCCACAAGCAGCGTCAGGGCTGA
- the infA gene encoding translation initiation factor IF-1 has product MAKKDGVIEIEGTIVEALPNAMFRVELTNGHKVLAHISGKMRQHYIRILPEDRVVVELSPYDLTRGRIVFRYR; this is encoded by the coding sequence ATGGCCAAGAAGGACGGTGTCATCGAGATCGAGGGCACGATCGTCGAAGCTCTCCCGAACGCAATGTTCCGGGTGGAGCTCACGAACGGTCACAAGGTGCTCGCACACATCTCGGGAAAGATGCGTCAGCACTACATCCGGATCCTCCCCGAGGACCGCGTGGTGGTGGAGCTTTCCCCGTATGACCTGACCCGCGGCCGCATCGTTTTCCGCTACCGCTGA
- a CDS encoding TerD family protein, producing the protein MSIALSKGSAISLSKEAPGLRSVSAGLGWDPRATTGYEFDLDASLLGLGTNGRAYSDQWFVFYGNLSSPDGSVQHTGDERSGAAEGDDETINVDLAALPPEIDRLVFVASIHEAQARGQNFGQVQNAYIRMVDNESGRELARYDLTEDYSTETALIFGELARNGSDWQFRATGQGTSGGLAQVITSFGLQVG; encoded by the coding sequence ATGTCGATCGCCCTCAGCAAGGGATCAGCCATCAGCCTCAGCAAGGAGGCGCCGGGCCTTCGGTCCGTTTCCGCCGGCCTGGGCTGGGACCCTCGCGCCACCACCGGTTACGAGTTCGACCTGGACGCGTCCTTGTTGGGACTCGGCACCAACGGTCGTGCCTACTCCGATCAGTGGTTCGTCTTCTACGGGAACCTCTCCTCCCCCGACGGGTCGGTGCAGCACACCGGAGACGAACGCAGCGGTGCCGCCGAGGGCGACGACGAGACGATCAATGTCGATCTCGCCGCGCTGCCGCCCGAGATCGATCGACTGGTCTTCGTGGCGTCGATCCACGAGGCACAGGCGCGCGGGCAGAACTTCGGCCAGGTGCAGAACGCCTACATCCGCATGGTCGACAACGAATCGGGTCGCGAGTTGGCCCGCTACGACCTCACCGAGGACTACTCGACCGAGACCGCACTCATCTTCGGTGAACTCGCCCGCAACGGGTCCGACTGGCAGTTCCGTGCGACCGGCCAGGGCACCAGCGGTGGTCTGGCTCAGGTGATCACGTCGTTCGGGCTGCAGGTCGGCTGA
- a CDS encoding TerD family protein, whose translation MTALVKGANATLRRTDGTTCGALLVGITWQNHSAEVDVCALICAADGAVLSDGHFLFWNSPASPTGNAMVRSAPLGGSSSVVDRAQLVIDLSRLEPDVERVLLSISTLVPGQSLAAAGAVGIRAVDLEAEDGEELYTYVNAAGYTTEQCAVAAELYQRRGEWKLRIVDQGYAEGLAALAREHSVNVE comes from the coding sequence ATGACAGCTCTGGTGAAAGGGGCGAACGCAACGCTCCGGCGGACGGACGGAACGACCTGCGGAGCACTTCTCGTCGGGATCACGTGGCAGAACCATTCCGCGGAGGTCGATGTCTGCGCCTTGATCTGCGCTGCGGACGGCGCGGTGCTGTCCGATGGACACTTCCTGTTCTGGAATTCGCCGGCCAGCCCCACGGGCAATGCGATGGTCCGTTCCGCGCCGCTCGGCGGTTCGTCCTCAGTCGTCGACCGGGCACAGTTAGTCATCGACCTGAGCAGGCTCGAGCCAGACGTGGAGCGGGTGCTCTTGTCGATATCGACGCTCGTGCCGGGACAATCACTCGCCGCAGCCGGCGCTGTCGGCATCAGGGCCGTCGACCTCGAAGCTGAAGACGGCGAAGAGCTCTACACCTATGTGAATGCCGCCGGGTACACGACAGAACAGTGTGCGGTCGCTGCGGAGTTGTATCAACGACGTGGCGAATGGAAGCTGCGCATAGTCGACCAAGGCTATGCCGAGGGGCTCGCGGCGCTTGCGCGGGAGCACTCGGTCAACGTCGAATAG
- a CDS encoding tubulin-like doman-containing protein codes for MRKFLIVGCGGSGGATVRLLMDQLQADLRPLGITELPAAWQFVHVDVPVDPDKGPGQLPDIVRMGGAYQSFSSPGNTYSATASNVEAKLKASAEGRLDPLFGWAPRNKERANQVAVNNGAGQYRAVGRMLTLSRLRETREVLDAAVRRAVAPDAWGQVPAHDRGSDVVFPIVVGSMAGGSGASMFLDVCRLLGSIPGISPATIGCFLYTADVFGSLDDGLRKNVEGNAMAAIPELFAAISRLSDDVDRQTFETFGVHLPRNGQPPFARVLPVGRRVGETGAFFGDGTQEGIYRGIARAISGVMQSERASQQYVDYFLGNPTPVVSHSERFGWGMSPLALPFGSMGYASLSLGRDRYAHYAAQRLARSAVDHLIAGHEDPTNTLPTTEQLRMLLSNQLAASIERVGLPAQGSAAADWFRAIAFPPMQVQVGARDALASVRQGVAGVQGAQAAQWLDMVRAGATGRRNAVAAELQQQAYRWAEGWATTLETATKREFLRVTAQFGLPYARELMRELRGVCDHTIAQLSQAGAAADAADPLQLPQEVTSQVSALGKAVVGAGHALVDVVLRGWQTSTEKRLRLEGARIGAEVLRSFAVDVLGGLENVANTTLALLESRSAETAHQAGLAQLQSTAYVDWPDEGGLVPPRFEHAQNEVLLTTAEHFPQHFDAHVQSASSDGIYQRGLRTLRAEVIGGEWETTGAAERFEVLEQVGHWRARVLNRSAADGAPTPSSTPVYKLHLDCNDLIGRADARVWAKGSPFETFTNQSISAYLADPTVAQVEQEQRLATFVDRFVMAMDLARPVIGLDHEMVQRLHGVSVRYFFTFSEMPFDKNSPVIDRIIERITGNAKVTADTAQRIKDAANRSEEVRKIAVFGSYEKYAPLCFSSLLDGVRDRWAGSTPGEQHALWQWKRTRPLSAAVAMSPEEVLRVVAGWYLGGALGLLEVSQDHISVSSSRGWLRFPPQLATEEARLRDPIDAPASLLMSHAWAIAQCSGDPDLTALAPYEALRHIVDTSPSTATASPAEMSGVQLLRGAVNGDELRIDDQPVRHHAFAASLDGTDPEAKLASFRAQLASMREVVLANGMVEESNGGYVSKVKKEQELMQAPLWTEIAPIVLKAFDLLDEIAQHAATASAWSTGATGGVVKDLAF; via the coding sequence ATGCGCAAGTTCTTGATCGTGGGTTGCGGTGGTTCCGGTGGGGCGACCGTTCGCCTGTTGATGGATCAGCTGCAAGCCGACCTACGCCCGCTGGGTATCACCGAGTTGCCGGCCGCCTGGCAGTTCGTCCACGTCGACGTGCCGGTGGACCCGGACAAGGGGCCCGGTCAGTTGCCGGACATCGTCCGGATGGGCGGTGCCTACCAGTCGTTCAGCAGCCCCGGCAACACCTATAGTGCAACGGCGTCGAACGTCGAGGCCAAACTGAAAGCGTCGGCCGAAGGTCGACTTGACCCGCTGTTCGGGTGGGCGCCCCGCAACAAGGAGCGGGCAAACCAGGTAGCGGTGAACAACGGGGCGGGACAGTATCGCGCGGTCGGGCGAATGCTGACGCTCTCCCGGCTGCGGGAGACGCGTGAGGTGCTCGACGCCGCCGTGCGTCGCGCCGTGGCGCCGGACGCTTGGGGCCAGGTACCTGCACACGACCGTGGATCTGACGTGGTCTTCCCGATCGTTGTGGGCTCGATGGCCGGTGGCTCCGGAGCGTCGATGTTCCTGGATGTGTGTCGATTGCTCGGATCCATCCCGGGAATCTCACCGGCGACAATCGGGTGCTTCCTCTACACCGCGGATGTCTTCGGCAGCCTGGACGACGGGTTGCGCAAGAACGTCGAGGGCAACGCGATGGCGGCCATCCCGGAGCTGTTCGCCGCGATCTCGCGACTGAGCGACGACGTTGACAGGCAAACGTTTGAGACGTTCGGTGTACATCTCCCGCGCAACGGGCAGCCGCCGTTCGCCCGGGTACTTCCGGTAGGGCGCCGGGTCGGCGAAACCGGGGCATTCTTCGGGGACGGCACGCAGGAGGGCATCTACCGTGGGATTGCTCGTGCAATCAGCGGGGTGATGCAATCCGAACGCGCCTCGCAGCAGTACGTCGACTACTTCCTCGGCAACCCGACTCCTGTCGTCAGCCACAGTGAGCGTTTCGGATGGGGCATGAGCCCGTTGGCGCTGCCGTTCGGGTCGATGGGGTACGCCAGCCTGAGCCTGGGGCGCGATCGATACGCGCACTACGCGGCTCAGCGTCTGGCCCGCAGCGCCGTCGATCACCTGATTGCAGGGCACGAAGATCCGACGAACACGTTGCCGACCACAGAGCAGTTGCGGATGCTGCTGTCCAACCAACTCGCGGCAAGCATCGAGCGGGTCGGCCTGCCTGCCCAAGGCAGCGCCGCGGCAGACTGGTTCCGCGCAATCGCCTTCCCGCCCATGCAGGTGCAGGTCGGGGCACGGGACGCGCTTGCATCGGTGCGTCAAGGAGTTGCCGGCGTTCAAGGAGCCCAAGCAGCCCAATGGTTGGACATGGTGCGAGCGGGAGCCACCGGACGTCGCAACGCCGTGGCAGCCGAGCTCCAGCAGCAGGCCTATCGATGGGCAGAAGGATGGGCCACCACCCTGGAGACCGCGACCAAACGGGAGTTCCTTCGGGTCACGGCCCAGTTCGGCCTTCCCTACGCGCGCGAACTCATGCGCGAACTGCGGGGGGTTTGCGACCACACCATTGCCCAATTGAGTCAGGCCGGTGCCGCGGCCGACGCCGCCGATCCGCTTCAGCTGCCGCAGGAAGTCACGAGTCAAGTCAGTGCGCTCGGCAAGGCCGTCGTCGGCGCCGGGCACGCGCTTGTCGATGTCGTGCTCCGCGGGTGGCAGACGAGCACCGAGAAGAGGCTGCGACTCGAGGGTGCCAGGATCGGTGCCGAGGTGCTGCGCTCGTTCGCGGTCGATGTGCTCGGTGGTTTGGAGAATGTCGCGAACACGACGCTCGCGCTCCTGGAGTCACGCTCGGCGGAGACCGCACACCAAGCGGGTCTTGCGCAATTGCAGTCGACCGCCTACGTCGACTGGCCGGACGAGGGCGGCCTTGTACCGCCGCGGTTCGAGCATGCTCAGAACGAGGTGTTGCTCACAACCGCGGAGCACTTCCCGCAACACTTCGACGCGCACGTGCAGTCGGCCTCGTCGGACGGAATCTATCAACGTGGCCTGCGGACCCTGCGCGCAGAAGTCATCGGTGGAGAGTGGGAAACCACCGGCGCCGCCGAGCGATTCGAAGTGCTCGAACAAGTCGGCCACTGGCGCGCGCGAGTGCTGAACCGCTCCGCCGCCGACGGCGCACCGACCCCGTCGTCGACTCCGGTCTACAAGCTGCATCTCGATTGCAACGACCTCATCGGTCGCGCCGATGCGAGGGTGTGGGCGAAGGGCAGCCCCTTCGAGACGTTCACGAACCAGTCGATCAGCGCGTATCTCGCCGATCCCACCGTCGCCCAGGTCGAACAGGAGCAGCGCCTTGCGACGTTCGTCGATCGGTTCGTGATGGCGATGGACCTCGCACGTCCGGTCATCGGACTAGACCACGAGATGGTGCAGCGGTTGCACGGCGTGAGCGTGCGCTACTTCTTCACCTTCAGCGAAATGCCGTTCGACAAGAACTCGCCTGTCATTGACCGAATCATCGAGCGCATCACAGGGAACGCGAAGGTCACTGCGGACACCGCGCAGCGCATCAAGGACGCCGCGAACCGTAGCGAAGAAGTGCGCAAGATCGCCGTCTTCGGCAGCTACGAGAAATACGCCCCGCTGTGCTTTAGCTCGCTGCTCGACGGGGTGCGTGACCGGTGGGCGGGCAGCACTCCCGGGGAACAACACGCCTTGTGGCAGTGGAAGCGCACGCGCCCCCTCTCCGCAGCCGTGGCCATGTCGCCGGAAGAAGTGCTACGGGTGGTTGCCGGGTGGTACCTCGGTGGCGCACTGGGCCTGCTGGAGGTCTCGCAGGACCACATATCCGTGTCGTCGTCGCGTGGGTGGCTTCGGTTCCCACCGCAGCTGGCTACCGAGGAAGCGCGGCTACGCGACCCGATCGATGCACCGGCGAGCCTGCTCATGTCACACGCTTGGGCCATCGCTCAGTGCAGCGGAGATCCGGACCTGACTGCGCTTGCGCCCTACGAGGCGCTGCGGCACATCGTCGACACATCGCCCAGTACGGCAACGGCGTCGCCGGCCGAGATGAGCGGCGTGCAACTTCTGCGCGGAGCGGTCAACGGCGACGAACTGCGCATTGACGACCAACCGGTGCGACACCACGCGTTTGCCGCATCGCTCGACGGGACCGACCCGGAGGCGAAATTGGCGTCTTTCCGTGCGCAGCTCGCCTCGATGCGCGAGGTTGTGCTCGCGAACGGCATGGTGGAGGAAAGCAACGGTGGCTACGTCTCGAAGGTGAAGAAGGAGCAGGAGCTGATGCAGGCGCCGCTCTGGACGGAGATCGCCCCCATCGTCCTGAAGGCGTTCGACCTTCTCGACGAGATTGCCCAACACGCAGCGACCGCGTCCGCGTGGAGCACCGGCGCGACCGGAGGGGTGGTGAAGGACCTTGCCTTCTGA
- a CDS encoding VWA domain-containing protein, whose translation MKRFAAALAVAGLIGLSTTTSSFAAPDPSNNNEALQRVGACIAGGGEGDILLLVDTSGSLKQSDPTNARVSAAKYLVSQLNDFSATNKTPINVSIAGFSGTYATKLDWTKLGSGTNTVDAVLDSFAAQNTGADTDYWTALTGARKELAKRSNSAGTHCPMLVVFTDGENSIEPRGQVGKVDGDPKPYAPGNPLKSASDVAAAMKAAEGDLCRPTGLADQLRSDGITTVAVGLSGKTKPDFALLRGLSVGTGGTTCGALTQPSPGAFFEASNIDELFFAFDQFATPGQRPITQDAGLCAGAPCPGGTHSFVVDTSIGRVHGLATSTVAAASVILRSPSGKLLTLGSGDGAKTGALPGATVSWSWVSPQTLSFDLKRSSDKEWTGQWSISFVAKSAAGRSQSSLHLFGDIAPVWANQSGTVLRTGETADIKLGVTRSDGKGIDPASLGDKTVLKADLVTKAGKSTPVAAKLTKAAIAGAHKLDLGNVDPGPAVLRLTLNVTTNSWKSGAKTITGTSLEPQVKDYAVTVQPPASYPQLPARIDLGTSEGDEPVSGRIPLTGAGCGWLAEGAKLTGAPSGVTAAVSSGVSASTACASGGIPITVKPSGVGNGLLAGTVTVMVRSNDAGAKPVAQQVDYRLEMQRPVDKKVFYPLLIGLTLLGLAIPLALLYAVRYATTKLQGNAVAVGSVRGPVNEEHSFLTHATVLDESGVMTVPLSGQRSVNADGKVFKAKMSLSPTEPGRVVVEQPRTPAAGEGGRQIGGRAVLPLALANTWMVSLDAQNPHSGDVEVTFLTTPDRSGWSELVADAATFVPDVVRKLRAELPADGSIAAHTGQDDWGSGGSDGFGGSPGADPWSTPSAAADPWGGAVTTAAPPEESPGTSRSAADHDPWA comes from the coding sequence ATGAAGCGCTTTGCCGCGGCGTTGGCCGTCGCCGGCCTGATCGGGCTCAGCACTACGACAAGCTCCTTCGCTGCTCCTGACCCGAGCAACAACAACGAAGCACTGCAACGCGTCGGGGCTTGCATCGCCGGCGGCGGCGAAGGCGACATCCTGCTGCTGGTTGACACCTCGGGCTCGCTCAAGCAGAGCGACCCGACGAACGCCCGTGTGTCAGCCGCCAAGTACCTCGTGTCGCAGCTGAACGACTTCAGCGCGACGAACAAGACGCCCATCAACGTGTCGATCGCCGGCTTCTCGGGGACGTACGCGACGAAACTCGACTGGACCAAGCTCGGCAGCGGCACGAACACCGTCGACGCGGTGCTCGACTCTTTCGCTGCCCAGAACACCGGAGCGGACACCGACTATTGGACGGCGCTGACCGGCGCTCGCAAGGAACTCGCGAAGCGTTCGAACAGTGCCGGTACCCACTGTCCAATGCTCGTCGTCTTCACCGATGGTGAGAATTCAATCGAGCCTCGTGGCCAGGTCGGCAAGGTCGATGGTGATCCGAAGCCGTACGCACCGGGGAACCCGTTGAAGTCAGCCAGCGATGTGGCAGCAGCCATGAAGGCGGCCGAGGGCGATCTGTGCCGCCCCACGGGCCTTGCCGACCAGTTGCGAAGCGACGGAATCACAACGGTCGCCGTTGGATTGTCCGGGAAGACGAAACCAGACTTCGCCCTGTTGCGCGGTCTGTCGGTCGGCACCGGGGGAACCACCTGCGGAGCGTTGACGCAGCCGAGTCCTGGTGCGTTCTTCGAGGCGTCCAACATCGACGAACTCTTCTTTGCTTTCGACCAGTTCGCCACTCCCGGGCAGAGGCCCATCACCCAGGATGCCGGTCTCTGCGCGGGTGCGCCGTGCCCGGGTGGAACCCATTCGTTCGTGGTCGACACGTCCATCGGACGGGTGCACGGCCTCGCAACGAGCACGGTCGCCGCCGCCTCGGTGATCCTGCGTTCGCCGTCGGGCAAACTGCTGACGTTGGGGTCGGGCGACGGAGCGAAGACGGGTGCGCTGCCCGGTGCGACCGTCAGCTGGTCTTGGGTGTCGCCGCAGACCCTGTCGTTCGACCTCAAGCGCTCGAGCGACAAGGAATGGACCGGACAGTGGAGCATCTCCTTCGTTGCGAAGAGCGCGGCCGGCAGGTCGCAGTCGAGCCTGCATCTCTTCGGCGACATCGCGCCGGTGTGGGCGAATCAGTCAGGCACGGTGCTCCGAACGGGAGAGACCGCCGACATCAAATTGGGCGTGACGCGCTCCGACGGCAAGGGGATCGACCCGGCGTCCTTGGGCGACAAGACGGTGCTCAAGGCTGACCTCGTCACCAAGGCCGGCAAGAGCACGCCGGTGGCGGCGAAGCTTACGAAGGCAGCGATCGCGGGAGCACACAAGCTCGACTTGGGCAACGTCGACCCTGGGCCGGCGGTGCTGCGGTTGACGCTGAACGTCACGACGAACTCGTGGAAGTCGGGTGCGAAGACCATCACGGGCACGTCTCTGGAACCTCAAGTGAAGGATTACGCGGTCACGGTTCAGCCACCGGCCTCGTACCCGCAGTTGCCGGCGCGGATCGACCTGGGCACCAGCGAGGGCGACGAACCGGTCAGCGGACGGATTCCATTGACCGGTGCCGGGTGTGGCTGGCTCGCCGAAGGCGCGAAGCTGACCGGTGCTCCGAGCGGCGTGACTGCCGCGGTGTCATCCGGGGTCAGTGCGTCGACAGCGTGCGCGAGCGGCGGAATTCCGATCACGGTCAAGCCATCTGGTGTTGGCAACGGTCTCCTTGCCGGCACTGTGACGGTGATGGTGCGGTCGAACGACGCGGGGGCGAAACCCGTTGCGCAGCAGGTAGATTACCGACTCGAAATGCAACGGCCGGTTGACAAAAAGGTCTTCTACCCGCTGCTGATCGGGCTGACCCTGCTGGGTCTGGCCATTCCCCTGGCCCTGCTCTACGCGGTGCGATACGCAACCACCAAGCTTCAGGGAAACGCGGTGGCCGTCGGTTCTGTGCGCGGGCCGGTGAACGAGGAGCACTCGTTCCTCACTCACGCAACAGTTCTGGACGAGTCGGGCGTCATGACCGTGCCGCTTTCCGGGCAACGCTCGGTGAATGCCGACGGCAAGGTGTTCAAAGCGAAGATGAGCCTGTCGCCGACCGAACCCGGTCGAGTGGTTGTCGAGCAACCGCGCACACCGGCAGCAGGAGAAGGCGGGCGTCAGATCGGCGGACGTGCGGTGCTCCCGCTCGCGCTGGCCAATACCTGGATGGTGTCGCTCGACGCGCAGAACCCGCACTCGGGCGACGTCGAGGTGACCTTCTTGACCACTCCAGATCGTTCCGGTTGGAGCGAGCTGGTCGCCGACGCGGCGACGTTCGTGCCGGACGTCGTGCGCAAGCTGCGTGCGGAACTTCCGGCGGACGGGTCCATTGCAGCACACACGGGCCAGGACGACTGGGGCTCAGGCGGATCGGACGGGTTTGGCGGATCGCCGGGGGCTGATCCGTGGAGTACACCGTCTGCTGCAGCGGACCCCTGGGGCGGTGCCGTCACGACAGCCGCGCCGCCCGAGGAGTCTCCCGGCACCTCGAGGTCCGCGGCGGATCACGACCCGTGGGCATGA
- a CDS encoding LuxR C-terminal-related transcriptional regulator: MATIAADPTQFSLDFLVCSIRDLDWSRTCQPDVLLLDIDLNDGSEPDENVSTLVGMGLKVLLFTSERRPAQLRKLVGLGAAGLALKSDSEEQIVEAIRQVAVGEFTTSSHLAEALLTDPGLMASLSPRELEVLEQLASGVPKKAIGNALDVPVSANTVETYFQRIAARYAALGRPVANIYGSLREATRDGHLDL; encoded by the coding sequence ATGGCGACGATCGCCGCCGACCCGACGCAGTTCTCGCTCGACTTCCTCGTGTGCAGCATCCGCGACCTCGACTGGTCACGCACCTGCCAACCGGACGTCTTGCTGCTGGACATCGACCTGAACGACGGGAGTGAACCGGACGAGAACGTGTCGACCCTGGTCGGCATGGGCCTGAAGGTCTTGCTCTTCACCTCTGAGCGGCGCCCGGCTCAACTGCGCAAACTGGTCGGTCTGGGGGCCGCGGGCTTGGCGTTGAAGTCGGACTCAGAGGAGCAGATCGTCGAGGCCATCCGCCAGGTAGCGGTCGGCGAGTTCACGACATCCAGCCATTTGGCCGAAGCCCTGCTGACCGATCCCGGACTCATGGCCAGTCTGTCGCCCCGTGAACTCGAAGTGCTCGAGCAATTGGCATCGGGCGTGCCGAAGAAGGCGATCGGAAACGCGCTCGATGTCCCGGTTTCCGCGAACACTGTCGAGACGTACTTTCAGCGGATCGCTGCTCGGTATGCCGCATTGGGACGACCGGTGGCGAACATCTACGGCTCGCTGCGGGAAGCGACCCGGGACGGGCATCTCGATCTGTGA